A stretch of the bacterium genome encodes the following:
- a CDS encoding Hsp20/alpha crystallin family protein codes for MTLIKWKPQYAAMNDIDRLWSEFLSAPVGCATCEPEAQVHWSPRVDIVETDKQYEIHVELPGLEKSDLSLKVEDGLLVLSGERKSVAEEKERRFRRVERLYGRFERSFRLPKEADAEKIEAEFKNGLLMISIAKAAQVAGREIQVR; via the coding sequence ATGACTCTCATCAAGTGGAAGCCCCAGTACGCCGCCATGAACGACATCGACCGTCTGTGGAGCGAGTTCTTGAGTGCCCCCGTGGGCTGCGCCACCTGTGAGCCCGAAGCCCAGGTGCACTGGAGCCCGCGCGTCGACATCGTCGAGACGGACAAGCAGTACGAGATCCACGTCGAGCTGCCCGGTCTCGAGAAGAGCGATCTCAGCCTCAAGGTGGAGGACGGCCTGCTCGTTCTGAGCGGTGAGCGCAAGAGCGTCGCCGAGGAGAAGGAGCGCCGCTTCCGCCGGGTGGAGCGCCTCTACGGCCGCTTCGAGCGCAGCTTCCGGCTGCCGAAGGAGGCCGACGCGGAGAAGATCGAGGCCGAGTTCAAGAACGGCCTTCTGATGATCAGCATCGCCAAGGCCGCGCAGGTGGCCGGCCGCGAGATCCAGGTCCGCTAG